AGGCTGGCGTTCCTGCCCGTTGCGGGGCGCAACGGGTGATCCAATCGTCAATGTAGTGACAAAAGAGATCGGCAGCCGCGGAGGTTGCGCTCGTTGCCTGGGCCAGCGCGAAAGCCCAGCCATGGTAGTGGAGCGTGATCACCCAGAGCCGTTCTCGTCTCACCTCCCCGAGATGCCAATGAGGATTCTCTCGGCCAATCTCAACCGCCCGCCCGAGATGCTCGAAGACTCCTTTCTCAAGCCTCTCAACCAGAGCGGTCCCGGATGGTCCCGAAGGCTGGATGGGCGGCAACTCGGGAAAATCGTCCCGCAGACTCGAGCCTACCTCTTCAGGCCAAGATCCGACTTGGGGCTTCGTCCTCCGCTCCAGGGCATACCTCAGCCGCCAGAATAACTGGCTTGGCTTGAGATGCCGAATGGTTCGCAGGAAGCGTAGCAAGGCGAAAAGTTTCAATTGGGGCATAGTCGACTGAGACTCCCCGGGCTCGAAGGGACATCAAGCGGCGTCCCCTCCCGCAAACTCCGCACCGCCAGAATAGAGGCCAGGGCTACGCTGCGCAGATGAAGCCAAGGGATGGGGGCTGGCCCGCCTGTCAGGATGGATTGGGCGAATGCCCGTACTTCGTCGCGGTGCCCCTTGTCTTGCCGAAACTTCTTCTCCCGCCGCATCCTGCCGCCTGCCGTGGTTGTCACTTCACGCCAGTTGTCGATCACGGCGACTTTGCCGCCGCCGAAGATCTCTAGACGCTCCTTCGGAAAGGCACGGTCCCCCCCGGCGAGATAGCCAATGCTTGAAACAGACCCGTCGGCGTGGCGAAGAGTGATGAAACATTGGTCGTCGGTGACCTTTGACGAGTCGCTCCCCCCGATGGACTCGGCGAATACCCGAACGGGAGGCGAACCGGTCAGAAAGGTCACCAAATCGATGGCATGGCAGGCTTCCCCGACGATTCGTCCCCCGCCTAGCTCCTCGTCCTGAATCCAGTGATCGGCGGGCAGCGGGCCTGCGTTAAAGCGGAAGGACAGAGTCAAAGGGGCGGAACGCTCTTGATAGAACTCGGCCACTTTCCGCGCCGCCGGCGAGAATCGGCGATTGAAGCCGACCATCAGCAGGGGCCCCCGCCCCTCGTGGCCTGCAAGCTGCTCCTCAATGGCCAGGACCTCTTCCGTCCTCAGCGCCAGCGGCTTCTCGACAAAGACATGCTTGCCGGCCTCTAAGCTCCGGATGACTTGCGATGCGTGCAGGTGATGAGGCGTGGCAACGAATACCGCGTCTACCTCAGGGTCAGTGAAGATGGCTTCTTCATCGGTTGTAACTGTTTCAAATCCGAATCTGCGGCCAGCCTCGGCCGCCGACAGGCCCCCCGCCGAGCAGATGACCCGAGGCTTGAAGTCCGACACCTCCCGCAAAGCGGGAATCAGAACCGCTCGGGCGAAGTTGCCTGCTCCCACGCATCCGATTCCGATGGTCCCCGAGGCTGCCGGGGCCCGCAACACGATCCTCCGCTCCGACTTGTCCGGAATCTCCCTCGGGTATCCTAAGAGCACCCCGATGAAAGGTTCGGAGCCTTTCTCGATGAGCTGGTAGGCTTCCTCGGCCTGGTCCAGACGGAAACGGTGTGTGATCAGCGGGCCCACATCGAGACGACCGGAAGCCATCAGGTCGAGGACCGCTTGCAAGTTGCGCTGTTCGGTCCAACGCACATAGGCCGCAGGATAATCCCGGCCCCTCTCTTCATACAGGGGATCGTAGCGCCCGGGTCCATAGGAGCTGGAAACGACGATCTCGGCTTCCTTAAAGTAATAGGGAGCGCGGGGAAAGCGAGTCCCCACCGCACCGACGATGACTACCCGGCCCTTTTTTCGCACCGCCTCTCCTGCGAGGGTGATCGGGCCGTCAGAGGAGGTTGCCGCGGCGATCAGAACCGCGTCGGCTCCCAGACCGCCCGTCAGGTCTTCAACATCGGAAGCGCTCAGATCGGGCTGTGCGACGTCGGCGCCCATCTGCAAGGCCAATTCGCACTTCGATTTTTCCAGGTCGGTTGCGACAACCCGGCAGCCCGCGGCCTTGAGCAGCGAGACCGTGAGCTGGCCGACCAGTCCGAGTCCGATGACTAACGCGCTTTCCCCCAGGGAAAGCCTCGCCAGGCGAACACCCTGCAGAGCGATCGCCCCCAGCACGGTAAAGGCTGCATGTTCATCGTCCACTCCATCAGGTATTCGAGCGCAGAGATGACGGGGAACGCTCACCACCTCGGCATGGCAACCATTGGAAGCCACCCGGTCCCCAGGCTTGATGTGCCCGATCCCCTTGCCGCAAGCCAGCACGACCCCTGCCGAACTGTAACCCAGAGGCATCGGCTCCTCTAGCCGGCTGCGCACCTGCTTCCATGTCGCGATCAGACCCTCCTGCCGGAGTTTTTCAAGCACTCTGCGGACATGGTCGGGCCGTCCTCGGGCCTTCTGAAGCAGCGACTTCTTGGCCAACTCCCGGAGGGCCTTCTCCGTGCCCGCAGAGATCAAAGACGCGAGATTCGCGATAACCACATACCCCGCCTCGGCCAAAGGAGCTGGAACGTCAAGCAGCCGGATCTGACCGTTTCGGATGTTTTGAACGAGTTGCTTCATTTGCGCCGCCTCTACTTTCTCACGAAACTGGTTAAAAAACCGTATGATAATCGAGTCCGGCGCGCCTTTGATGGCAAGCACGGTGAAACCGCCGGATCGAAGTCGGAACCCCCGCTTGACTGAGGGGACTCTGAGCCACGACCCAAGGATACCGCAATCCTCAGCGCTGCAACGGCGGCGGCTCGGGCTGACGCGAGAGGACCTTGGAAATTTAGAGGCATGCTGATGAGTGAAAAGAGAGTGCTCTTTATTGCAAACGATTTCCCGCCTATCGGAGGTGCTGGAATTCAAAGACCTCTTTTCTTTGCGAAGTACCTGCCCGAGTTCGGTTGGTTTCCTGTCGTCCTAACGGTGCGCGAGGTCGCCTATCCCGTAAAGGACCCTACGTTGTTGACCCGAGTGCCGGAAGAGGTGCGAATCGTTCGGACGGAGACCTTGGAACTGCGGCGCTTGTTATGGCTGATTCGGCGGGCACGGCGGCCGAAGAACGGTGCTGCGGGCAAAGCAGCGCCCGGTTCCGATCAGGCCGTCAGCTCCAAAGCCCGCGAATGGGGAAGAGCCTTGAGGCGCTGGCTCTTCGTGCCAGATGATCGGATGTTGTGGGCTCCCTTCGCCGTCTGGGCTGCACTTCGCGAAATCCGACACGCGGAGATATCGGCCATCTATGCAACCGCGCCCAGCTACTCCTCGGGAGTCATTGGACTGATTGTCAGCCGACTCAGCAGCCTTCCGCTTGTCCTAGACCTGCGCGACCCTTGGACCCTGGATCCGTATCTGCCGAGTGCTACTTGGCTGCATGCTGCGGTTGACCGCAAACTGGAAAGCGCCACCATGAAGCAAGCTGCCCGCATTGTTGTGATCTCTGAAACCATGCGACAGCGTCTTCTGGCGGTCCATCCTGGTTTGGAGGACAAGGTCCGAGTGATTACCAATGGCTATGACGCACAGGAATTGGACCGCCTCAAAGCCCAGGAGCCGGGCGGGAAGTTCCTGATGGTTTATTCCGGTTCTCTCTATTCGCACCACAAGCCCGCCCTGAGGGCATTTTGCAAGGCATGGAGTCGACTGGCCCGAGATAACGAGGACTTTCGGCAGCGGGCCGTCCTTCGGCTGGTTGGGCGCTGCGATCCCGAGATTAGAGAGGAGATCTCCCACTGGCAAACTAGTGCGGACCTGTGTGCCGAGGTGCTGGGCTATCTTCCCCATTCGGAATCCCTGAGTTATTTGAAAGGGGCTTCGGCGCTCTTGCTGCTGATCAAAGAGCTTGACCCCGCACGGCATGTCATCACCATCCCGGGGAAGCTGTTCGAGTACGTGGCTGTCGACTCCCCGATCCTGATGATCGGCCCTGACGGGGACGCCGCCGAAATCGTCCGCAAGACCGGCGGGCTGGTGCTGCGCCAGGGGGATTGCCGGGGTACCGTCTGCGCCCTAGAGCGAATCTTCAGGTGGCACATGGAAGGTTCCGGCCCCTTGACGCCCACGGAAAGGCGAGAGCAGCGCCGTCGCTTCGAACGGCGCACGCTCACCGCGGACCTCGCTCGACAACTAGACAACGCCGCCCGCAACGAACAAACGGCTTGAGACGAAGTCGGTGACGGTGACTCCCGGACGACCGCGATCCCATGGACTACACTCAACAACCCCTGCTCTTTAGAATCCGCAAGGTCCTGCGCTATGTTCTTCTCTATGGAATTCGGCGGACTTGGATTAAGGTGCGGGCTCAATATCACATGAAAAGGAGTGCCCCAGTTGCTTACCGGCCGCCGTCCGATCCAGCGGCTGGCGGACACGTGGGATTGATAGGATGCGGCAACTTCGCCTACAGCAACATTGCATACTACCTGCGCCAGAATTTCGGTTCCAAGATTCTGCGCGGCTGTATGGACATCAACCCTGCTCGGGCAGCGTCACTTTGCCGCAGCTTTGCGCTGCAATATTTTACAACCGATGCCGAGCAGATCCTCGCTGATCCGGCAATCGACATCGTGTACGTTGCTTCCAACCATGCGTCCCATGCCGAATATGCGATCAGAGCACTTCGTAGAGGCAAAGCTGTTCACATCGAAAAGCCTCACTGTGTGAATCGTGACCAACTGACCCGCCTTTGTCGGGCGCTCCTGGAGACGAACGGCAAAGCCACACTGGGCTTTAACCGTCCTTGCAGCCGCATCGGCACCCTAATCCGCAAGTATCTCGACGCCCAGTCGGGGCCAGCTATCTTCAACTGGTTTTTGGCAGGCCATCAGATCGATCCCGATCATTGGTATTTTCAGGAACAGGAGGGAGGCCGGGTGCTGGGCAATCTCTGTCATTGGACCGATTTCGTCTACCATTTGGTTCCGGCTCAGAAGCGCTTTCCGATCATCATCACACCGACTCGCTCGGACCGCTCGGACTGCGACATCGCCTTCACCTACCTGTTTGGAGATGGTTCGATCGCCGCAATCACCTTCTCCGCCAAGGGCCATACGTTCGAGGGGGTTCGCGAGCGTTTCGCGGCCCACAAAGGAGACGTGCTGGTCTCTATGGACGACTTCAAGACCTTGACGATCGAGATCGGAGAACGGAAGCTCAACCGGTCAGGGTTGTTCCGCGACCACGGCCACGAGAGCCGCATCCTGGCCAGCTACCGCATGGTGCGCGGCGACAACGAGGGCGAGGACGTGGCCTACATCTGGGAAACCGGACTTCTTTTCCTGGAAACCAGGGAGGCGCTGGAGACACAGCAATCCCGCCAGATCGAGGAATTCAGCCGCTCGTTTCCCTCAGATTAGGCGGGATGACTGCTCATCTTGTCACAGTGCCTCGATCTCAAAGCGGGCATACAGGGGAAGCGGCATTTGGCCGGTGGAAGCTCGCAGCCGACAGTGTTTCTGAGGGTTCCCATACTGGGGGTAACGTGCGTTCTCTCGGATCGACCAGGACAACGTCGCCCCACTCCAGCGCAACCGGACTTCGGGTCCTGTTGCCCTGGCGCAGCGGATCTCTTCTCCTCTCAGCTCCGCCTCCCAGCCGGCGGCCAGTTGAAAGTGCCAGTGCACTTCGTGCGAGCCCTTCCCGGCGATTCGGTCGGAGATGACGAAGGCCACATTCCGACGGCCCGTTTCGACCCTCCGTTCATAGTAGTCCACCCCCAGGGAGGCGAATCCGAAGTGGCGACCGACGAAGACCCGGGAGGCGGCGTCCCAGAGTAGAACTTGCACCGGGCAGGCTGTTGCATGAGGGAATCTCTGCCTGCTCAGCGGAGCGGGCTCGGTCTGATCGACGATGGCCACGTTGTGGGCAGAGGCGGCGATGCATCTCAACCGTTCATCGATGGATCGCGTGTAGGAGGAACATCCGCTGTCGACGAGTAGATCTCGCCCTCCCACTGAGACTTCGACGCTCAAGGCGTCGTTGTGCCCATGGCCTCCTCGCCCCTTCAAACCGACATCGCCGCAGTCGATCATGCAGTAATCATCCTTACGGCGGATTACGTAGAATCCGCCCTGCTCGAATCCCTTGCTCTTAGTTTTCGGCGCAGTCGTTGGCGGCAGTTTCCTGATCGTTTCCCCTTCGAGTGCTCCGATGAGAATCAGCGCGTCCAGGGACAAGCCGTCTGCATGGGCCCACAGATCTGCCCGCCCGCAGAATGCGGCGCCAATGCCAAGGAGGTACCGATGATCGTTGATTGGCTGATGGCCGACTGAAAGCACACGTCCGTCATCAGCATCTCCCCAGACTGGAACCAATCCGTCCGGCTTGCTGTAGGCGGCCACGAATTCGAACATGCGCTCAAGCCGTTCAAGATACTTGTCTTCCAGTTCGATTCCGCGTCGGCGGCAAACGACCGCAGCATGGAGAAACAGCTCTAAAACCAGGCGGTGATAGGGGATCGACCCTTCGTGGCATACCCCGTCGGGATAGACTTGTCTCACGATCTCGCCTTCAAGCTCGCGCTGCGCCAAGCGCACCCACTTGGAGGACTCCCGCTCCTCAGGGAGATAGAGTCCGAGGTAGAGCAGCCCTACCAGGCAGCTTGTATAGTGGTTGCCGCTGATGTCGCTGTATTCCAGATTGCGATATATGAAGCGGCCATGCTCGGCGAGGAGGTTTCGTAGTTCAGGGCCGTCAAATCGATCCTCCCATGCTGTTCCGGAGAGGATCTCAGCCGTCCAAATCAAACTGATGGCCCTCAACGAAGCTTCCATGCCGATGGCCCATCCCACGCCGTATCCGACCGGGTTGTTGCGGCGAAAGTCCTTCATCAACTCGGCTGCTCTTCCGGCGAACCGTTCCTCTCCCGAGACGCGTGCGGCCAAAGCCAGCACCGGCAAGTACTGCAGGCGGCTCATTTCCCATGGCACCTTGATGTCACTGGGATGTTCCCAATCGAGGATATCTGCATAGCGGTAGCGAGTGTGGAAACGGAAGGGCCAGCGCCGGCCTGACGCGGGATCGTAGTGCCAGTCAATCGGGGGCCGCAGGTCGACATCAACCGAAAGCAGTTTGCTTTGGCCGCCCATGATGCGCTCCGCTTGCCGCAACAGGTTGTCGAGGGCTTGGGGACGGTTTTGACGCAGATGAGTCAGGGCCCGGTCCAAGCCGCGGGTACCGAGAATCAGTATCTGCGATCGCTGGCGAGTTGATGAAAGTTGGGTTGCGTAAGGCCGTCCTCCTACCGCCTCCAGAACGCTGCGGGCTTTGGCAAAGAGCCGGTCCCGCAGTTTTCGCAACAAGAAAGAGAAGGGACGGCGCCGGGTTTCACGGGCCAAGTGGAGCAGGTCGCTAACCACGGATCCGCCTCACCTGCCGAACGGCCCAAATGATGGCAAGGAATATCAGGCAGGTGACAAATCCGTGAAGGATCAGCACTTGTAGATCGGTGGCGAAGCCGAGGATGAATCCGGCGTAGCTCAGCGTCACCACGCGGATGAAGCGCTTTGGCCCCCGCAGCAGCCTCACGTAGAACAGGTGGCTGAAGCCGCCGAACGCGAACAGCAAGCCCAAACTCCACCAACGGAAGTCGTACCACAAGCTGCCCCAGATGTCCAGGCTGACGTTCCCCAGGGGGTTGCCGTATAGCATCTCATGCAGCCGATTGGAGAGCGTATAATTGATCCGCCCTGGAAGCACGTGCTCCAACTCCTCCACAATGCCGAGCCCCCACTGGGGCTCGCTGTGAACCAGAAACCTCTCATAAACTTCATAGCGTTCCAGAGCCGGACCGACGCTGACCCTTTCCACCACCTGGAAGGGAGCCCACAGGAGAGGGTGTTGGGACCACTTCCTCTGCCCCCGCGCTCCCATCATCAACGTCAGCACGCTGAGGAGAATCAGGAAGACCACGGCGATGGTGGTCAATTGGGTCCGCGTGAAACGGTAGGGAAACATGTAGCGGGCCGTGCCGATGATCAAGAAAAGGGCGCCGAAGTTGGCCAGCGGGAAGCGGGCGCCTCTGCCAACGAGCGACAGCACGGAAGCTAGAAGGAAGAGGAGGAACAGCAGTCTGTGCCCCAGAGAGGGACGCACCTTCTGCCGGAAATACAGCAGGACGGTCACCAGCGGCAGAAGGACGTTCTTGAATTGAGACACGTAACCCAGGCCCAGGTAAGCTCCGCCGGAGGAACTAGTTTCGCGGAGCTGGTTGTAAACCTCGATCATCAGCGCCGGACCGCCGGCCAGAAGGCTCTGGAAAGCGTCGTACGGTACGAAGAATCCCAGCAGAAAGAAGTAGGCTGCGGCGACCAAGGCTGATACCAGGCCGATGGCCAAGAACGCGGCGAACTGCACGCCGTGCAGATCGTCGACCCAGGCCCGCTCTTGGAAGGCCTTCAAATCCGCTCGATGCCGAAACCTGGCCAGAGCCGAGAACACGACGATCCCAGCCATGTAGGCGAGCAGGCCCATACCGATGAATACAGCGTAGGGATGCCCAGCTTGACCGTCTGACCAACCGGCATAAGCCGTCGTCGCGAAGGTGGAAATCCCCATGAGGATGATGTAGGTTTCCGGTCCAACGATGATCCTCCCCTGCGCCACCAGCAGGTAGTGGACGATCAGTGCGGCAACGAGCAGTATGCTGATTCCAAGGATGGACCACATTTGCTATTGGTTGGCGGTGACGAGGCACGAAAGCATCCAGGATACGGGAAGCTGGGACTAGTATCAAGCACCGAGCGACTTGGGCGACCCCTCAATCCAGGAATCGAACCAGGCCACTGCGTTGTAAACCGTCCACAGGTAGGCTGTAAAATCACCGTTGCCGTTGCGATGACGAGCCAGCATATCAAGCACCGCGCGTCTGTTGGCGGGAAAGGCCTCGAAGAATCGGCTAGCCGACAATTCGGCTTCCATCGCCTTGCCGAAGTTCCCCCTTATCCAGCGGTCCATCGGGG
The DNA window shown above is from Acidobacteriota bacterium and carries:
- a CDS encoding Gfo/Idh/MocA family oxidoreductase; the protein is MDYTQQPLLFRIRKVLRYVLLYGIRRTWIKVRAQYHMKRSAPVAYRPPSDPAAGGHVGLIGCGNFAYSNIAYYLRQNFGSKILRGCMDINPARAASLCRSFALQYFTTDAEQILADPAIDIVYVASNHASHAEYAIRALRRGKAVHIEKPHCVNRDQLTRLCRALLETNGKATLGFNRPCSRIGTLIRKYLDAQSGPAIFNWFLAGHQIDPDHWYFQEQEGGRVLGNLCHWTDFVYHLVPAQKRFPIIITPTRSDRSDCDIAFTYLFGDGSIAAITFSAKGHTFEGVRERFAAHKGDVLVSMDDFKTLTIEIGERKLNRSGLFRDHGHESRILASYRMVRGDNEGEDVAYIWETGLLFLETREALETQQSRQIEEFSRSFPSD
- a CDS encoding bi-domain-containing oxidoreductase is translated as MAKKSLLQKARGRPDHVRRVLEKLRQEGLIATWKQVRSRLEEPMPLGYSSAGVVLACGKGIGHIKPGDRVASNGCHAEVVSVPRHLCARIPDGVDDEHAAFTVLGAIALQGVRLARLSLGESALVIGLGLVGQLTVSLLKAAGCRVVATDLEKSKCELALQMGADVAQPDLSASDVEDLTGGLGADAVLIAAATSSDGPITLAGEAVRKKGRVVIVGAVGTRFPRAPYYFKEAEIVVSSSYGPGRYDPLYEERGRDYPAAYVRWTEQRNLQAVLDLMASGRLDVGPLITHRFRLDQAEEAYQLIEKGSEPFIGVLLGYPREIPDKSERRIVLRAPAASGTIGIGCVGAGNFARAVLIPALREVSDFKPRVICSAGGLSAAEAGRRFGFETVTTDEEAIFTDPEVDAVFVATPHHLHASQVIRSLEAGKHVFVEKPLALRTEEVLAIEEQLAGHEGRGPLLMVGFNRRFSPAARKVAEFYQERSAPLTLSFRFNAGPLPADHWIQDEELGGGRIVGEACHAIDLVTFLTGSPPVRVFAESIGGSDSSKVTDDQCFITLRHADGSVSSIGYLAGGDRAFPKERLEIFGGGKVAVIDNWREVTTTAGGRMRREKKFRQDKGHRDEVRAFAQSILTGGPAPIPWLHLRSVALASILAVRSLREGTPLDVPSSPGSLSRLCPN
- a CDS encoding glycosyltransferase gives rise to the protein MSEKRVLFIANDFPPIGGAGIQRPLFFAKYLPEFGWFPVVLTVREVAYPVKDPTLLTRVPEEVRIVRTETLELRRLLWLIRRARRPKNGAAGKAAPGSDQAVSSKAREWGRALRRWLFVPDDRMLWAPFAVWAALREIRHAEISAIYATAPSYSSGVIGLIVSRLSSLPLVLDLRDPWTLDPYLPSATWLHAAVDRKLESATMKQAARIVVISETMRQRLLAVHPGLEDKVRVITNGYDAQELDRLKAQEPGGKFLMVYSGSLYSHHKPALRAFCKAWSRLARDNEDFRQRAVLRLVGRCDPEIREEISHWQTSADLCAEVLGYLPHSESLSYLKGASALLLLIKELDPARHVITIPGKLFEYVAVDSPILMIGPDGDAAEIVRKTGGLVLRQGDCRGTVCALERIFRWHMEGSGPLTPTERREQRRRFERRTLTADLARQLDNAARNEQTA
- a CDS encoding alginate lyase family protein, which translates into the protein MVSDLLHLARETRRRPFSFLLRKLRDRLFAKARSVLEAVGGRPYATQLSSTRQRSQILILGTRGLDRALTHLRQNRPQALDNLLRQAERIMGGQSKLLSVDVDLRPPIDWHYDPASGRRWPFRFHTRYRYADILDWEHPSDIKVPWEMSRLQYLPVLALAARVSGEERFAGRAAELMKDFRRNNPVGYGVGWAIGMEASLRAISLIWTAEILSGTAWEDRFDGPELRNLLAEHGRFIYRNLEYSDISGNHYTSCLVGLLYLGLYLPEERESSKWVRLAQRELEGEIVRQVYPDGVCHEGSIPYHRLVLELFLHAAVVCRRRGIELEDKYLERLERMFEFVAAYSKPDGLVPVWGDADDGRVLSVGHQPINDHRYLLGIGAAFCGRADLWAHADGLSLDALILIGALEGETIRKLPPTTAPKTKSKGFEQGGFYVIRRKDDYCMIDCGDVGLKGRGGHGHNDALSVEVSVGGRDLLVDSGCSSYTRSIDERLRCIAASAHNVAIVDQTEPAPLSRQRFPHATACPVQVLLWDAASRVFVGRHFGFASLGVDYYERRVETGRRNVAFVISDRIAGKGSHEVHWHFQLAAGWEAELRGEEIRCARATGPEVRLRWSGATLSWSIRENARYPQYGNPQKHCRLRASTGQMPLPLYARFEIEAL